Proteins found in one Desulfovibrio sp. genomic segment:
- the rodA gene encoding rod shape-determining protein RodA — translation MDNRLFSYINWGLLACMLLLYLVGVGNLYSASGTRVESGLAFNSFYQRQLIWGLCGVVCMLLAMVFDYRQLRNLAWPFFLITVFLLLLVPIAGKTVYGAKRWISLGFMSLQPSEMAKLSVLVLVARLLARDSRPLGWKNFCSVLCVGLIPCGLIIVQPDLGTTLLILLIMGGMILFHGLKGYVLKTCLLVAPAAVAFMWFVGMHDYQRQRILTFLDPGNDPRGTGYHIIQSRIAIGSGELWGKGFREGTQSQLRFLPERHSDFAVAVFGEEWGFVGCVALVTLFCLFLLSIFSTAVQAKDRFGSTLVVGVFFYFFWQIFINMGMVIGLMPVVGIPLPFISYGGSATVVNFTLLGIVLNVSMRRFMFKS, via the coding sequence ATGGATAATCGCCTTTTCAGCTATATCAACTGGGGCCTTCTGGCCTGTATGCTGCTGCTCTATCTTGTGGGCGTGGGCAACCTGTATTCCGCCAGCGGTACGCGCGTGGAATCTGGCCTGGCATTCAATTCCTTTTATCAGCGCCAGCTGATCTGGGGCCTGTGCGGCGTGGTGTGCATGCTGCTGGCAATGGTTTTTGACTACCGCCAGTTGCGCAACCTTGCCTGGCCTTTCTTTCTCATAACCGTCTTTCTTCTGCTGCTGGTGCCCATTGCGGGTAAAACAGTCTACGGTGCCAAGCGCTGGATTTCGCTGGGTTTCATGAGCTTGCAGCCTTCAGAAATGGCCAAGCTTTCCGTGCTGGTTCTGGTGGCGCGCCTGCTGGCGCGCGACAGCCGCCCCTTGGGCTGGAAAAATTTTTGCAGCGTGCTTTGCGTGGGCCTTATTCCTTGCGGGCTTATCATCGTTCAGCCAGATCTGGGCACTACCCTGCTCATATTGCTGATCATGGGCGGCATGATCCTGTTCCACGGGCTTAAGGGCTACGTGCTCAAAACATGCCTGCTGGTAGCGCCAGCCGCTGTGGCCTTCATGTGGTTTGTGGGCATGCACGATTACCAGCGCCAGCGCATCCTGACGTTTCTGGACCCCGGCAACGACCCGCGCGGCACCGGGTATCACATCATCCAGTCGCGCATTGCCATTGGCTCGGGCGAATTGTGGGGCAAGGGTTTTCGCGAGGGCACGCAGAGCCAGTTGCGCTTTCTGCCAGAACGCCACTCCGACTTTGCCGTGGCTGTTTTTGGCGAGGAATGGGGCTTTGTGGGCTGCGTGGCTCTGGTTACGCTGTTCTGCCTGTTTTTGCTTTCCATCTTCTCAACCGCGGTGCAGGCCAAGGATCGCTTTGGCAGTACCCTCGTGGTTGGGGTGTTTTTTTACTTTTTCTGGCAGATTTTTATCAACATGGGCATGGTCATAGGCCTCATGCCGGTGGTGGGCATTCCCTTGCCCTTCATCAGCTACGGCGGCAGCGCCACGGTGGTCAACTTCACACTGCTTGGCATTGTGCTCAACGTGTCCATGCGACGTTTCATGTTTAAAAGCTAA
- the mrdA gene encoding penicillin-binding protein 2 has protein sequence MIRKTDNTSLLAHKDKAQHKGIRSWLKIQVESEGYQPPRAGAILLQVLVGLMFFVLVVRFWYLQVHRGEEFARQAQDNRLRIERIFAPRGRIMDDKGKVLADNRTAYGLSIVREDCHDIPATLAQISEWSGIPLQQIWDKFRQDRFKVKPFEPLLLITDIDFDLVARIESEIHEWPGLEIVVRTKRSYPEKELFAHILGYVAEANEQEMAADSALAMGDLVGKQGLELELEKQLRGRKGLYDVEVDAHARVLGKTLRDEPRGGHEIHLSLDAGLQKAAWDALGGEAGCIVVMEPDSGKLRALVTSPAYDNNLFAAGISQRDWDALRTNNRFPLQNRVIQSVYPPGSVWKLVMATMLLEKGVNPRESVFCPGQVKLGNQIFRCWKRGGHGSEDLVHALIDSCDVYFYLMGDRLGIDKLEEFAKACGFGRPTGIDLPHEKSGLVPSRDWKRRRFGRPWTRGETYNVSIGQGYTLVTPVQVAVFVSALLNGGDLLKPQLVDDATREVRGRVPAKPETLKFVVEAMRRTANGGTAKVVGRKDADIGGKTGTAQVVKLKMAAGDRRLKTSEMEYAQRDHAWIATWGVKDGKTYVVIVMVEHGGGGSSVAGPVARKVYDYLFGPDPNAPMVVLPAPTTAVEPTD, from the coding sequence ATGATCAGGAAAACTGACAATACCTCGCTGCTGGCGCACAAAGACAAAGCGCAGCATAAGGGCATCCGCTCCTGGCTCAAGATTCAGGTCGAGAGCGAGGGCTATCAGCCGCCGCGCGCTGGCGCAATCCTGCTTCAGGTTCTGGTGGGTCTGATGTTTTTTGTGCTCGTGGTGCGCTTCTGGTATTTACAGGTGCACAGAGGTGAAGAATTTGCGCGTCAGGCGCAGGACAACCGCCTGCGTATCGAGCGCATTTTTGCGCCGCGCGGCCGCATCATGGACGACAAGGGCAAGGTGCTTGCCGACAACCGCACTGCCTACGGCCTTTCCATCGTGCGCGAAGACTGCCACGACATCCCCGCCACCCTGGCCCAGATAAGCGAATGGTCGGGCATCCCCCTCCAGCAGATCTGGGACAAGTTCCGTCAGGATCGCTTCAAGGTCAAACCCTTTGAGCCTCTGCTGCTTATCACCGACATCGACTTTGACCTTGTGGCCCGCATTGAATCCGAGATCCACGAATGGCCGGGGCTTGAAATCGTGGTGCGCACCAAGCGCAGCTACCCGGAGAAGGAACTTTTCGCCCATATTCTTGGCTACGTTGCAGAAGCCAACGAGCAGGAAATGGCCGCAGACAGCGCCCTTGCCATGGGCGATCTGGTGGGCAAACAGGGGCTGGAACTGGAGCTGGAAAAGCAGTTGCGGGGCCGCAAGGGCTTGTACGATGTCGAGGTTGACGCCCACGCCCGGGTGCTTGGCAAAACCCTGCGCGATGAACCGCGCGGCGGGCACGAAATACATCTTTCGCTCGATGCGGGCCTGCAAAAGGCCGCGTGGGACGCCCTTGGCGGCGAGGCTGGCTGCATCGTGGTCATGGAGCCGGACAGCGGCAAGCTGCGCGCGCTGGTAACATCCCCGGCCTACGACAACAATCTTTTTGCTGCGGGCATTTCGCAACGCGACTGGGACGCCCTGCGCACCAACAACCGCTTTCCCTTGCAGAACCGCGTTATCCAGAGCGTGTACCCTCCAGGTTCCGTATGGAAGCTGGTTATGGCCACCATGCTGCTTGAAAAGGGCGTCAACCCGCGTGAAAGCGTGTTCTGCCCCGGCCAGGTCAAGCTGGGCAACCAGATATTTCGCTGCTGGAAGCGCGGCGGGCACGGCTCGGAAGACCTCGTGCACGCGCTCATCGACTCCTGCGACGTCTACTTCTACCTCATGGGCGACCGCCTGGGCATTGACAAGCTGGAAGAATTCGCCAAGGCTTGCGGATTCGGGCGGCCTACAGGCATTGACCTGCCGCACGAAAAATCGGGCCTTGTGCCTTCACGTGACTGGAAACGGCGGCGCTTTGGTCGCCCGTGGACACGCGGTGAAACCTACAACGTGTCCATCGGCCAGGGCTACACACTGGTGACTCCGGTGCAGGTAGCCGTATTTGTTTCGGCCCTGCTCAACGGCGGCGATCTGCTCAAGCCCCAGCTTGTGGATGATGCCACCCGCGAAGTGCGCGGGCGCGTGCCCGCCAAACCTGAAACGCTCAAGTTTGTGGTGGAGGCCATGCGCCGCACTGCCAACGGCGGCACAGCCAAGGTTGTGGGCCGCAAGGATGCCGACATAGGCGGCAAAACAGGTACGGCGCAGGTGGTCAAGCTCAAGATGGCCGCAGGCGATCGCCGCCTGAAAACATCAGAGATGGAATACGCCCAGCGCGACCACGCCTGGATTGCCACATGGGGCGTCAAGGACGGCAAAACCTATGTGGTCATCGTCATGGTAGAGCACGGCGGCGGTGGTTCAAGCGTGGCTGGCCCTGTGGCCCGCAAGGTTTACGACTACCTTTTCGGGCCTGACCCCAACGCGCCCATGGTTGTATTGCCCGCCCCAACCACAGCCGTAGAGCCCACGGACTAG
- a CDS encoding GAF domain-containing protein → MAHDYFRALRDVALVINSSLEPREVLHKITEQTAVTMGCKASTIRLLDSTGRFLLPSAAHGLSSTYMRKGPVEVKRSGLDGEVLSGKTIHLKDATADGRFQYPESAKAEGLVSVLSSPLMADGKAIGLIRVYSDVEREFSADEETFMEAVAAISALAIENSRLHEALRNNYELMAKHAYSLYED, encoded by the coding sequence ATGGCACACGATTATTTCCGTGCGCTCAGGGATGTGGCGCTGGTTATCAACTCCAGCCTTGAGCCCCGCGAAGTTCTGCACAAAATTACCGAGCAAACCGCCGTTACAATGGGCTGCAAAGCAAGCACCATCCGTCTGCTGGACAGCACCGGACGCTTCTTGCTGCCCAGCGCCGCCCACGGCCTTTCCTCCACCTACATGCGCAAAGGCCCGGTGGAAGTAAAGCGTAGCGGCCTTGACGGCGAAGTGCTTTCCGGCAAGACCATCCACCTCAAAGACGCCACCGCCGACGGGCGCTTCCAGTACCCGGAATCGGCCAAGGCCGAAGGCCTTGTTTCCGTGCTGTCCTCTCCCCTTATGGCCGATGGCAAAGCCATTGGCCTCATCCGCGTGTACTCCGACGTGGAGCGCGAATTCAGCGCCGACGAGGAAACCTTCATGGAAGCCGTGGCTGCCATTTCGGCGCTGGCCATTGAAAATTCCCGTCTGCACGAAGCCCTGCGCAACAATTACGAGCTGATGGCCAAACACGCCTACTCTCTCTACGAAGACTAG
- a CDS encoding GntR family transcriptional regulator, whose protein sequence is MKQINTKASSTAYEAIRSMIAQGQLSPGEELSERSLAESLQLGRTPVREAIKELCREGVLMSVPLRGTFVQRLSVEDLKEIHEVRLALEGMAAKLAAEKGGSPELRACLAELQALPDGPELDTFEAQRIGWDFHKAIFQAAGNTRLAKLYADVRVQNSLAMQRVKNYDAERTRVVIKEHIAIGNAILDRNQTLAHQLVWDHLQKAMETKLRSLLAVLG, encoded by the coding sequence ATGAAGCAGATAAACACCAAGGCATCTTCCACAGCGTATGAGGCTATCCGTTCCATGATCGCGCAGGGGCAGCTCAGCCCCGGCGAAGAACTGTCGGAACGCAGCCTGGCTGAAAGCCTGCAACTTGGCCGCACGCCAGTGCGCGAGGCCATCAAGGAACTGTGCAGGGAGGGCGTCCTCATGAGCGTTCCTCTGCGTGGCACCTTTGTGCAGCGCCTGTCTGTGGAAGACCTGAAAGAAATCCACGAGGTACGTCTGGCGCTCGAAGGCATGGCCGCCAAGCTGGCTGCGGAAAAAGGCGGCAGCCCTGAGCTGCGCGCCTGCCTTGCCGAACTTCAGGCCCTGCCCGATGGGCCGGAGCTTGATACCTTTGAAGCGCAGCGCATCGGCTGGGATTTCCACAAAGCCATATTTCAGGCCGCTGGCAACACGCGGCTGGCAAAACTTTATGCAGACGTGCGCGTACAAAACTCCTTGGCCATGCAGCGCGTCAAAAATTACGATGCAGAACGGACACGCGTGGTGATCAAGGAACATATCGCCATTGGCAATGCCATTCTGGATCGCAATCAAACACTGGCTCACCAGCTTGTCTGGGATCATCTGCAAAAGGCCATGGAAACGAAACTGCGCTCACTGCTTGCAGTTCTCGGCTAA
- the mreC gene encoding rod shape-determining protein MreC, with product MTLRRLLLLAGILLILFLGMYSWNQRTRVLDDLAARLGLEITGAVLTPVRSAQDAAENMWDRYFDLVGVREENEALKQKVDELEARLLANGEDLAELKRLRALVQLPVDQTWRPLGARVLSGRMGPNAVLDSITISRGYSTGGRPGTPLVTHLGLVGRVLKASAHSSIVLLLTDPSSRIAVFSQESRAPGILMGMGTGQKLEVNFVQRDAKVKPGEIIITSGLDGKYPKGIPVARVLRVAPSDYTQFMAIKAEPLVDLQHLEEVLLLESTGAPRPLEPSEAPKEFVGPPAPKSATP from the coding sequence GTGACACTGCGGCGTCTTCTCCTCCTCGCGGGCATTTTGCTCATCCTGTTTCTGGGCATGTATTCCTGGAATCAGCGCACGCGCGTTCTGGATGACCTGGCCGCGAGACTGGGGCTTGAAATCACCGGCGCGGTGCTCACGCCTGTTCGTTCCGCGCAGGACGCCGCGGAAAACATGTGGGACCGTTATTTTGACCTTGTGGGCGTACGTGAAGAAAACGAAGCCCTCAAGCAAAAGGTGGACGAGCTTGAAGCGCGCCTGCTCGCCAATGGTGAAGACCTGGCCGAGCTCAAGCGCCTGCGCGCCCTGGTGCAACTGCCGGTAGACCAGACATGGCGCCCCCTTGGCGCCCGCGTTCTTTCCGGCCGCATGGGCCCCAACGCCGTTCTTGACAGCATCACCATCAGCCGGGGTTACAGCACGGGCGGACGCCCGGGCACGCCTCTGGTCACGCACCTCGGGCTGGTTGGCCGCGTTCTCAAGGCCAGCGCCCACAGTTCCATTGTGTTGCTGCTTACTGATCCCAGCAGCCGCATAGCCGTTTTTTCGCAAGAAAGCCGTGCTCCCGGCATCCTCATGGGCATGGGCACGGGCCAGAAGCTTGAAGTCAACTTTGTGCAGCGCGATGCCAAGGTCAAACCCGGCGAAATAATCATCACCTCCGGTCTGGACGGCAAGTACCCCAAGGGCATCCCTGTGGCGCGCGTACTGCGCGTGGCCCCTTCGGACTACACCCAGTTCATGGCCATCAAGGCAGAACCGCTGGTTGACCTGCAACATCTTGAAGAAGTGCTGCTGCTCGAATCCACCGGCGCGCCCCGCCCGCTGGAACCCAGCGAAGCTCCCAAAGAATTTGTGGGCCCGCCCGCGCCCAAAAGCGCCACGCCATGA
- the fumC gene encoding class II fumarate hydratase, with amino-acid sequence MGINAAGEREEFDSMGQVMVPANRYWGAQTQRSLEHFSIGDDKMPLEICRALCLIKKASARVNTRMGRLPGWKAQAIDHAAQEGMDGLLDEHFPLYVWQTGSGTQTNMNVNEVLSNRAIQLLGGAMGSQKPVGPNDDVNMSQSSNDAFPTAMHLAAVQSCDARLLPEVEALAEAVERKAVQWMDVVKIGRTHLQDAVPLSVGQEWSGYAAQLRACVADIQTAREGLYPLALGGTAVGTGLNAPKGFSMAVAEELASITGKPFVTAPNKFMALASQDAIVRFSAALRGLAVALVKIANDMRWLAAGPRCGLGELQLPENEPGSSIMPGKINPTQCESLIMIAIQVMGNDSAVALAGSQGNFELNVMRPVAIKNVLQSINILGDGCRKFREHSVEGTTLNRAKIDSFVNNSLMLVTALSPVIGYQQAAKIAEKASAEGLTLRQAALALGSVTEEQFDSIVRPETMIGSGLAGA; translated from the coding sequence GTGGGCATAAACGCCGCAGGAGAACGCGAAGAGTTTGACAGCATGGGGCAGGTCATGGTGCCTGCCAACCGCTACTGGGGCGCTCAAACCCAACGCTCGCTCGAACACTTTTCCATTGGCGACGACAAGATGCCGCTGGAAATCTGCCGCGCCCTCTGCCTGATCAAAAAAGCCAGCGCCCGTGTCAACACCCGCATGGGGCGGCTGCCCGGCTGGAAGGCTCAGGCCATTGACCACGCCGCGCAGGAAGGCATGGACGGCCTTCTGGACGAACATTTTCCGCTCTACGTGTGGCAGACTGGCTCCGGCACCCAGACCAACATGAATGTGAACGAGGTGCTGTCCAACCGCGCCATCCAGTTGCTTGGCGGCGCCATGGGAAGTCAGAAGCCCGTTGGCCCCAATGATGATGTGAACATGAGCCAGTCGTCCAACGATGCCTTTCCCACAGCCATGCATCTGGCCGCCGTACAGAGCTGCGATGCGCGTCTGCTGCCGGAGGTGGAAGCCCTGGCAGAAGCTGTGGAACGCAAGGCGGTGCAGTGGATGGACGTGGTCAAAATTGGCCGCACCCACTTGCAGGATGCCGTGCCCCTCAGCGTGGGGCAGGAATGGTCTGGCTATGCCGCCCAACTGCGGGCCTGCGTTGCGGACATCCAGACCGCCCGCGAGGGCCTCTATCCTCTGGCGCTGGGCGGCACCGCCGTGGGCACCGGGCTGAACGCGCCAAAGGGCTTCAGCATGGCTGTGGCAGAAGAACTGGCGAGCATCACAGGCAAGCCCTTTGTCACCGCGCCCAACAAGTTCATGGCTCTTGCCTCGCAGGATGCCATAGTGCGCTTCAGTGCCGCCCTGCGCGGCCTCGCCGTGGCCCTTGTCAAAATAGCCAACGACATGCGCTGGCTGGCGGCTGGCCCCCGCTGCGGCCTGGGCGAACTGCAACTGCCGGAAAACGAACCCGGCTCGTCCATCATGCCCGGCAAGATCAACCCCACTCAGTGTGAATCCCTGATCATGATCGCCATTCAGGTCATGGGCAACGACAGCGCCGTGGCCCTAGCGGGCAGCCAAGGCAATTTTGAACTCAATGTCATGCGCCCTGTAGCCATAAAAAACGTGCTGCAATCCATAAATATTCTGGGCGATGGTTGCCGCAAGTTCCGGGAGCATTCCGTTGAAGGCACCACTCTCAACAGGGCAAAAATAGATTCGTTCGTCAATAATTCCCTGATGCTGGTCACGGCGCTTTCGCCCGTCATCGGCTACCAGCAGGCGGCAAAAATTGCAGAAAAGGCCTCGGCGGAGGGCCTCACGCTCCGTCAGGCCGCTCTGGCGCTGGGAAGCGTGACAGAAGAACAGTTCGACAGCATTGTGCGGCCCGAAACCATGATTGGTAGTGGGCTGGCTGGGGCGTAG
- a CDS encoding 2-oxoacid:acceptor oxidoreductase family protein has product MSNAYQDVIIAGFGGQGVMLIGNLLAQAGMEHGLEVSFIPVYGAEMRGGTANCTVVLDEHAIGSPLVREPMSTIILNEPSLSKFQPRLGADGVQIVNASLVAENLLDAAKRTVYIPVNDMAHELGNVKMANMVALGAWLKATGALPLNVVQEALNRVVSAHYAKLISANAKALEQGYNFA; this is encoded by the coding sequence ATGTCTAACGCATATCAGGATGTGATTATTGCCGGTTTTGGCGGTCAGGGCGTCATGCTCATCGGCAACCTGCTGGCGCAGGCCGGCATGGAACACGGGCTTGAAGTGAGTTTTATCCCCGTTTACGGGGCTGAAATGCGCGGCGGCACGGCCAACTGCACGGTGGTGCTTGATGAACACGCCATTGGTTCGCCCCTGGTGCGCGAGCCGATGTCCACCATCATTCTCAACGAGCCTTCGCTTTCCAAGTTCCAGCCCCGGCTGGGTGCGGATGGCGTACAGATTGTCAATGCCTCGCTGGTGGCGGAGAACCTGCTCGATGCCGCAAAACGCACGGTCTACATTCCCGTGAATGACATGGCCCACGAACTGGGCAATGTAAAGATGGCCAACATGGTGGCTCTGGGCGCATGGCTCAAGGCCACGGGCGCGCTGCCCCTCAATGTGGTGCAGGAAGCGCTGAATCGCGTGGTCAGCGCGCACTATGCCAAACTGATCTCCGCCAACGCCAAGGCGCTGGAGCAGGGCTACAACTTCGCATAG
- a CDS encoding polymer-forming cytoskeletal protein codes for MAKDEIAYLGSDTVYEGKLNFKGTVRIEGRYTGEIVSDGTLNVGKDAQVQGTLDVGELLLSGHFTGDVTAKRRIVVYSSGVLEGQVVTPNLLTEEGGIIEGQISMKTPVKPKA; via the coding sequence GTGGCAAAGGACGAAATAGCGTACCTCGGCTCCGATACCGTCTATGAAGGCAAGCTCAACTTCAAGGGCACTGTGCGCATTGAAGGCCGCTATACTGGTGAAATTGTCAGTGACGGTACGCTCAACGTGGGCAAGGATGCTCAGGTACAGGGCACCCTTGATGTGGGCGAACTGCTGCTTTCCGGCCACTTCACCGGCGATGTGACGGCCAAACGCCGCATCGTGGTTTACAGCTCCGGGGTGCTTGAAGGCCAGGTTGTCACGCCCAATCTGCTTACAGAAGAGGGCGGCATCATTGAAGGCCAGATCAGCATGAAGACCCCGGTCAAGCCCAAGGCTTAA
- a CDS encoding rod shape-determining protein — protein sequence MSKILDFALGLFSNDLAIDLGTANTCVYVKGQGIVLREPSVVAVKKDPRGNNVVLAVGHDAKRMLGRTPGNIWAIRPMKDGVIADFEVTEAMLRHFIAKVHNSRRLVRPRIMICVPTGITQVEKRAVKESAQSAGAREVYLIEEPMAAAIGADLPIQEPTSNMVVDIGGGTTEVAVISLSGIVYSRSVRVGGDKMDEAIMTHVKRKYNMLIGESSAEEIKIKIASAYPLDPEQQIEVKGRDLVTGIPQNIIITSEEVRKAISEQVDSIVQAVRIALEQTPPELAADIVDRGIVLTGGGALLKGLDQLLREETSLPITVVDDPLSTVVVGTGKALDNLHILKEVCID from the coding sequence ATGTCCAAAATTCTGGATTTCGCACTAGGATTGTTTTCCAATGACCTGGCCATTGACCTTGGCACAGCCAACACCTGCGTTTATGTCAAGGGGCAGGGAATTGTGTTGCGCGAGCCCTCGGTGGTCGCGGTCAAGAAAGACCCGCGCGGCAACAATGTAGTTCTTGCCGTTGGGCACGATGCCAAGCGCATGCTGGGCAGAACCCCTGGCAACATCTGGGCTATCCGCCCCATGAAAGACGGCGTTATCGCCGACTTTGAAGTTACCGAGGCCATGCTGCGCCACTTTATCGCCAAGGTTCACAATTCGCGGCGTCTTGTGCGTCCGCGCATCATGATTTGCGTACCTACGGGCATCACCCAGGTGGAAAAGCGCGCCGTGAAAGAATCGGCCCAGTCCGCTGGCGCACGTGAAGTGTACCTCATCGAGGAACCCATGGCAGCGGCCATCGGCGCGGATCTGCCCATTCAGGAACCCACCTCCAACATGGTGGTGGATATCGGCGGCGGCACCACGGAAGTGGCAGTCATCTCCCTTTCGGGCATTGTGTACTCGCGCTCTGTGCGCGTGGGCGGCGACAAGATGGACGAAGCCATCATGACCCACGTCAAGCGCAAGTATAACATGCTCATTGGTGAATCTTCCGCTGAAGAAATCAAGATCAAGATCGCATCCGCCTACCCGCTCGATCCGGAACAACAGATCGAAGTCAAGGGTCGCGACCTTGTGACGGGTATTCCGCAGAATATCATCATCACCTCTGAAGAAGTGCGCAAAGCCATTTCGGAACAGGTGGACAGCATTGTACAGGCTGTGCGCATCGCCCTGGAACAGACCCCGCCGGAACTGGCGGCGGATATTGTGGACAGGGGCATTGTGCTCACGGGCGGCGGCGCGCTGCTCAAGGGCCTTGACCAGCTGCTGCGCGAAGAAACCTCGTTGCCCATTACGGTTGTGGACGATCCATTGTCCACCGTTGTGGTGGGTACCGGCAAAGCGCTGGACAACCTACACATTCTCAAAGAAGTGTGCATCGACTAG
- the gap gene encoding type I glyceraldehyde-3-phosphate dehydrogenase produces MSRIKVGINGFGRIGRQVFRALHQSYRDKVEVVAINDLFDAESNFHLLEYDSVYGRANLDAKVNGQDATVGDWNIHCFAERDPKQLTWGAHDVDIVVESTGIFRSATQAAVHIENGAKKVIITAPAKDEDITIVMGVNHEQYDPAKHHVVSNASCTTNCLAPVALVLQRKFGIQMGNMTTIHAYTNDQRILDMAHKDPRRARAAACNIIPTSTGAAQAVAKVIPELKGKFTGYSLRVPTPTVSVVDFSGILEKSTDTESLLGELKEASETYLKGILAYNEKPLVSMDFKGDPHSSILEAPYTTVQEGRLVKIVAWYDNEWGYSNRVCDLACLMGAKGF; encoded by the coding sequence ATGAGCAGAATCAAAGTAGGCATCAACGGCTTTGGCCGTATTGGGCGGCAGGTTTTCCGCGCCCTGCACCAGAGCTACCGCGACAAGGTGGAAGTGGTTGCCATCAACGACCTGTTTGACGCGGAATCCAATTTCCACCTGCTGGAATACGATTCCGTCTATGGACGCGCCAACCTCGACGCCAAGGTCAACGGGCAGGACGCCACCGTGGGCGACTGGAACATCCACTGCTTTGCAGAACGCGATCCCAAGCAGCTTACCTGGGGCGCGCATGACGTTGACATCGTGGTGGAAAGCACGGGCATTTTCCGTTCTGCCACACAGGCGGCCGTGCACATTGAAAACGGAGCCAAAAAGGTCATCATCACGGCCCCCGCCAAGGACGAAGACATCACCATCGTCATGGGCGTGAACCACGAGCAGTACGACCCGGCCAAGCACCACGTTGTGTCCAATGCCTCGTGCACCACCAACTGCCTCGCCCCGGTGGCTCTTGTGTTGCAACGCAAATTCGGCATCCAGATGGGCAATATGACCACCATCCATGCCTACACCAACGACCAGCGCATTCTCGACATGGCCCACAAGGACCCGCGTCGCGCCCGCGCTGCCGCCTGCAACATCATCCCCACCTCCACCGGCGCGGCTCAGGCTGTGGCCAAGGTTATTCCCGAACTCAAGGGCAAGTTCACGGGCTATTCGCTTCGTGTTCCCACGCCCACGGTTTCGGTTGTGGACTTTTCGGGCATTCTGGAAAAATCCACCGATACCGAAAGCCTGCTCGGCGAACTCAAGGAAGCTTCGGAAACCTACCTCAAGGGCATTCTGGCTTACAACGAAAAGCCGCTGGTCTCCATGGACTTTAAGGGCGACCCGCATTCCTCCATTCTTGAAGCCCCCTACACCACCGTGCAGGAAGGCCGCCTGGTCAAGATTGTGGCCTGGTACGACAACGAATGGGGCTATTCCAACCGCGTGTGCGACCTCGCCTGCCTCATGGGGGCCAAGGGCTTCTAG
- a CDS encoding TIGR01212 family radical SAM protein (This family includes YhcC from E. coli K-12, an uncharacterized radical SAM protein.) → MQRWHTLAAYYNRRCGSRVQKIPLDAGASCPNRDGTLSFSGCTFCNVDGSGSGRAKQGYSLLQQWNLWRSIYLRDDPNTRFIAYLQSFSNTYGPSERLQQLLQTVRQLPGCFGIAVGTRPDCLDDEKLDLLAALDCDLWLELGLQTSQDVTLARINRGHTAASAENAVRMAAARGIAVCAHLMAGLPGEDEGHFLQSLEWATSQPISGLKLHNVYVPKGTELARQHAAGQYHPLWRDEYVDLLCAALPRIPSRIVIHRLQSDPAPGELLAPAWATDKRGLLGDLRRALRARGLWQGKFCDSPEMCPAVFLSAGGVSVDF, encoded by the coding sequence ATGCAGCGCTGGCATACTCTGGCCGCTTATTATAATCGACGCTGTGGTAGCCGGGTGCAAAAAATTCCACTTGACGCCGGGGCCTCCTGCCCCAACCGCGACGGTACGCTTTCGTTTTCCGGCTGCACGTTTTGCAATGTCGATGGGTCCGGCTCGGGCCGCGCAAAACAGGGCTATTCCCTACTGCAACAGTGGAATTTGTGGCGTTCCATATATCTGCGGGACGACCCCAATACGCGCTTTATTGCATACCTGCAATCCTTCTCTAACACGTATGGGCCATCAGAACGCCTGCAACAACTGCTCCAAACGGTTCGCCAACTACCCGGCTGTTTTGGAATTGCCGTGGGAACACGCCCCGACTGCCTTGATGACGAAAAGCTCGACCTGCTCGCAGCCCTTGATTGCGACCTCTGGCTGGAATTGGGCCTGCAAACATCCCAGGATGTCACCCTTGCCCGCATTAACCGGGGCCATACCGCAGCCAGCGCTGAAAATGCCGTGCGCATGGCCGCCGCGCGTGGTATTGCCGTATGCGCTCACCTCATGGCCGGGTTACCCGGTGAAGACGAAGGCCATTTTTTGCAAAGTCTGGAATGGGCGACTTCCCAGCCGATAAGTGGCCTCAAACTGCACAACGTTTACGTGCCCAAGGGGACGGAGCTGGCCCGCCAGCACGCCGCAGGCCAGTATCACCCCCTCTGGCGCGATGAATATGTCGACCTCCTCTGCGCCGCCCTGCCGCGCATCCCCTCCCGCATCGTCATCCACCGCCTCCAGAGCGACCCTGCCCCCGGTGAACTGCTGGCTCCCGCCTGGGCCACAGACAAGCGCGGTCTGCTTGGGGATTTGCGGCGGGCGCTGAGGGCGAGGGGGTTGTGGCAAGGGAAATTCTGCGACTCCCCCGAGATGTGTCCGGCGGTCTTTTTGAGCGCTGGCGGCGTCAGTGTGGATTTTTGA